GCCGTGCCACCACGACCGTCACGCGAGGAGACCGAGCCCTCGACCGTCAGCACCGAGCGGACCTCGGGGGTCAGCGCCGGGTTGATCGCAGCGAACTGCTCGTCGGAGAGGTCGGCCAGCTCGATGTCCGCCCCCTCGCAGACCTGGACGCACTCGCCGGCAACCTCGTGGGCGATCCGGAACGGCACCCCCTGCTTGACAAGCCACTCCGCGATGTCGGTCGCGAGCGAGAAGCCCTGTGGGGCGAGCTCGGCCATGCGCGCGGTGTTGAACGTGAGGGTCGCGATCTGACCGGTGAACGCCGGCAACAGGACCTCGAGGGTGTCGACGGAGTCGAACACCGGCTCCTTGTCCTCCTGCAGGTCGCGGTTGTAGGCGAGCGGCAGCGCCTTGAGCGTCGCCAGCAGACCAGCCAGGTTGCCGATGAGGCGACCGGACTTGCCGCGGGCGAGCTCGGAGATGTCGGGGTTCTTCTTCTGCGGCATGATGCTCGACCCCGTCGACCAGGAGTCGTGCAGCTTCACGAAGCCGAACTCCTTCGTCGACCAGAGGATGACCTCCTCGGCCAGGCGGGACACATCGACGCCGATCTGCGCGCAGACGAAGGCGAACTCCGCCACGAAGTCGCGGCTCGAGGTGCCGTCGATCGAGTTGGGAGTCGAGCCGGTGAAGCCGAGCTCGGCAGCCACGGACTCCGGATCCAGCCCGAGGCTCGAGCCGGCCAGGGCACCCGAGCCGTAGGGCGACTCGGCCGCCACCCGGGCATCCCAGTCGCGCAGGCGCTGCACGTCGCGGAGCAGCGGCCAGGCGTGTGCCAGCAGGTGGTGGCTGAGCAGGACCGGCTGCGCGTGCTGCAGGTGCGTGCGGCCGGGCATGATCGCGCCGTGGTGCTGCTCGGCCTGCCCGGCCAGCGCGTCGACGAGGTCGAGCACACAGGAGGCGACCACGCGGGCGTGGTCACGCAGGAAGGCACGGAACAGCGTCGCGACCTGGTCGTTGCGGGAGCGGCCTGCACGCAGGCGGCCGCCCACGTCCGGGCCGACCTCGACCAGCAGCAGCCGCTCGAGCGCG
This genomic interval from Nocardioides cavernaquae contains the following:
- the argH gene encoding argininosuccinate lyase, with product MSGTPKETATASTTNTGKLWGGRFAGGPSPELDALSRSTHFDWRLTPYDLAGSKAHANVLHAAGLLTEADHVELLRGLDALGEKYAAGELHPDPSDEDVHGALERLLLVEVGPDVGGRLRAGRSRNDQVATLFRAFLRDHARVVASCVLDLVDALAGQAEQHHGAIMPGRTHLQHAQPVLLSHHLLAHAWPLLRDVQRLRDWDARVAAESPYGSGALAGSSLGLDPESVAAELGFTGSTPNSIDGTSSRDFVAEFAFVCAQIGVDVSRLAEEVILWSTKEFGFVKLHDSWSTGSSIMPQKKNPDISELARGKSGRLIGNLAGLLATLKALPLAYNRDLQEDKEPVFDSVDTLEVLLPAFTGQIATLTFNTARMAELAPQGFSLATDIAEWLVKQGVPFRIAHEVAGECVQVCEGADIELADLSDEQFAAINPALTPEVRSVLTVEGSVSSRDGRGGTAPVRVAEQLTEARAVASGHRDWLS